From Roseibium alexandrii DFL-11, the proteins below share one genomic window:
- a CDS encoding N-formylglutamate amidohydrolase encodes MTDPVPMPDTSFQPFEYVHGDETAGILLLCDHARNTVPDEYGDLGVPAAQFERHIGYDIGARAVTMELARRLNAPACLSTFSRLLIDPNRGEDDPTLIMRLSDGAIVPGNAAVDATERRRRIDLFHKPYHDLIDAALDRMMAVAPAPVIISIHSFTPVWRGVPRPWHVTVLWDSDPRAVDPILAGLRAQADLVVGDNEPYDGALENDTMYRHATKRGLSQALLEIRQDLIGDNRGAMEWADRLEPILKDLSQSSECRQVRHYVSRCVSK; translated from the coding sequence ATGACCGATCCTGTCCCGATGCCGGACACATCCTTTCAGCCGTTTGAATATGTTCATGGTGACGAGACCGCAGGCATCTTGCTCTTGTGTGACCATGCGCGGAACACGGTTCCGGATGAGTATGGTGATCTTGGGGTCCCTGCCGCGCAGTTCGAGCGGCACATTGGGTATGATATTGGAGCTCGTGCTGTCACGATGGAACTGGCTCGCCGTCTCAATGCTCCGGCTTGCTTGTCGACGTTCTCAAGATTGTTGATTGATCCCAATCGGGGCGAAGATGACCCAACCCTGATCATGCGCTTGTCGGATGGTGCCATTGTCCCAGGGAATGCAGCAGTTGATGCGACTGAGAGGCGGCGGCGGATTGATCTTTTTCACAAGCCGTATCATGACCTGATCGATGCAGCGCTGGATCGGATGATGGCGGTTGCGCCGGCGCCAGTGATCATTTCGATCCATAGTTTCACGCCAGTCTGGCGGGGCGTCCCAAGACCTTGGCATGTCACGGTGCTCTGGGACAGCGACCCGCGCGCTGTCGATCCCATACTGGCAGGTTTGCGGGCACAAGCCGATCTGGTTGTCGGAGACAACGAGCCCTACGATGGTGCTCTTGAAAATGACACGATGTACCGGCACGCAACCAAGCGGGGCCTGTCTCAAGCGCTGCTGGAGATTCGGCAAGACCTGATCGGAGATAACCGAGGGGCGATGGAGTGGGCCGATCGGCTGGAGCCAATACTGAAGGACCTCTCGCAATCGTCAGAATGCCGTCAGGTTCGGCACTATGTTTCGCGTTGTGTCAGCAAATGA